In Polypterus senegalus isolate Bchr_013 chromosome 12, ASM1683550v1, whole genome shotgun sequence, the following are encoded in one genomic region:
- the dnaja gene encoding dnaJ homolog subfamily A member 4, translating into MVRETGYYDILGVKPTASPDEIKKAYRKLALKYHPDKNPNEGEKFKHISQAYEVLSDPKKRDLYDQGGEQAIKEGGMGSSGFSSPMDIFNMFFGGGSRMNRERRGKNVVHQLTVSLEEMYNGATRKLALQKNVICEKCEGYGGKKGALEKCSNCKGKGVQIHVQQIGPGMIQQIQTMCGECQGQGERFNSKDRCKTCNGQKVERKKKILEVHIDKGMKDGQKITFHGEGDQEPSLEPGDVIIVLDQKQHPVFQRQDDNLVTKMEIQLVDALCGFRKTLTTLDNRTLVISSSPGNVINHGDVKSVNNEGMPIYRNPFEKGQLIIQFLVKFPENGWLPTKMLPRLEALLPPRESSMITDDMEEVELTDFDQSEQRRRYSDEGDDEYEGTRAGGVQCQTQ; encoded by the exons ATGGTTCGGGAAACCGGTTACTATGACATTCTGGGTGTGAAGCCCACTGCTTCTCCTGATGAGATCAAAAAAGCCTATAGAAAGCTGGCTTTGAAGTATCACCCGGACAAAAACCCAAATGAGGGCGAGAAG tttaaacatATATCTCAAGCCTATGAAGTTCTGTCTGACCCAAAGAAGAGAGATCTTTATGACCAAGGTGGAGAACAAGCTATCAAGGAAGGTGGAATGGGTAGCAGTGGTTTCTCTTCACCTATGGACATCTTCAACATGTTCTTTGGTGGGGGAAGCAGAATGAACCGAGAGAGAAGAG gaaaaaatgtagTTCACCAGTTAACTGTGTCCTTGGAAGAAATGTACAATGGTGCCACAAGAAAACTTGCTTTACAAAAGAATGTCATCTGTGAGAAATGTGAAG GCTATGGTGGCAAAAAGGGAGCTCTGGAAAAGTGCTCAAACTGTAAAGGGAAAGGGGTTCAGATCCATGTACAGCAGATTGGACCGGGCATGATTCAGCAGATCCAGACAATGTGTGGGGAATGCCAAGGCCAGGGTGAAAGATTCAACTCCAAGGACAGGTGTAAAACTTGCAATGGTCAGAAAGttgaaaggaagaagaaaatacTTGAAGTTCACATTGATAAAG GTATGAAAGATGGTCAAAAAATTACATTCCATGGTGAGGGTGATCAGGAACCATCGCTGGAACCGGGAGATGTGATCATTGTCCTTGATCAAAAACAGCACCCTGTTTTTCAAAGACAGGATGATAACCTTGTTACGAAAATGGAAATTCAGCTAGTTGATGCTCTTTGCGGATTCAGAAAGACTTTGACAACTCTAGATAACAGAACACTGGTTATATCATCTTCACCAG GAAATGTTATAAATCATGGTGATGTGAAAAGTGTGAACAATGAAGGCATGCCCATATACAGAAATCCATTTGAAAAGGGACAACTCATCATACAGTTTTTG GTTAAATTTCCAGAAAATGGCTGGCTGCCAACAAAAATGTTGCCAAGGCTAGAAGCTTTACTTCCTCCAAGGGAATCATCCATGATAACTGATGACATGGAGGAGGTTGAATTAACAGATTTTGACCAATCTGAACAGCGTAGAAGATATTCTGATGAAGGGGATGATGAATATGAAGGGACAAGGGCAGGTGGTGTCCAGTGCCAGACACAATAA